In Paraburkholderia sp. PGU19, a single window of DNA contains:
- a CDS encoding tyrosine-type recombinase/integrase, giving the protein MTPLAPHVSAFLRETLAHQRGASQHTCDSYASSFQLLFEFAAERLKVSPSSLALEQLDAGMISAFLEYLEDERKNSPETRNVRLAAIRSFFHFLEYREPIVLEQIRRVLCIPYKKTDSRLVPYLLEKEVRALLDAPDPTTREGIRDRAMLHLAICGGLRVSELTGLQMTDIALTSMSIRVHGKGRRERALPLWKATANALRAWIAVRGTARVPELFINARGEAMSRWGLPMSSNITLRRRARSALRCYRNVFRRTS; this is encoded by the coding sequence ATGACTCCATTAGCTCCCCACGTCTCGGCATTCCTTCGCGAGACCCTCGCACATCAGAGAGGTGCCAGTCAACACACCTGCGACTCTTATGCCTCCAGCTTCCAGCTCCTGTTCGAGTTTGCCGCGGAACGGCTTAAGGTGTCTCCCTCGTCACTCGCGCTGGAGCAGCTCGACGCCGGAATGATCAGTGCGTTTCTCGAGTATCTTGAAGATGAACGAAAAAACTCACCGGAGACCCGCAATGTGCGACTGGCAGCAATCAGGTCATTCTTCCACTTCCTCGAGTATCGCGAGCCCATCGTGCTCGAGCAGATAAGGCGTGTTCTTTGCATTCCATACAAGAAGACGGACTCGAGGCTGGTACCATACCTGTTAGAAAAGGAAGTCCGGGCTTTGCTCGATGCACCAGACCCGACAACACGTGAGGGAATCCGGGATCGGGCAATGCTGCATCTGGCTATCTGCGGTGGTCTGCGCGTTTCAGAATTGACGGGGTTGCAGATGACGGATATTGCACTGACGTCGATGAGCATCCGCGTTCATGGTAAGGGACGGCGTGAGCGTGCGCTCCCCCTCTGGAAGGCGACCGCCAATGCGTTACGTGCGTGGATCGCGGTACGGGGAACGGCCCGAGTACCGGAGTTGTTCATCAATGCGCGGGGTGAGGCGATGAGCCGGTGGGGTTTGCCTATGTCCTCAAACATCACGTTGAGGCGGCGAGCCAGAAGTGCCCTTCGTTGTTACAGAAACGTGTTTCGCCGCACGTCTTGA
- a CDS encoding site-specific integrase gives MLDTYLVAPKTLRRLRTGPAGAFIDGFADALERDGYSAASAQRYIRAADHLGRFMQMSSRPLAEVGPQMLEIFRRHLPTCSCPDAKGGKANHHVYFGAKCFREYLIGIGVCQAGKPATAEICEPNIISGFRQWMQRHRGAKPATLRLYCRDATTMLELLGHDVGGWDPKRVRTFLLDSVGKCSVSTAEKRVTSARAFLRYLGVHGLCRAGLDQAVPALAHWRLSTLPQCLAPDDVDRLIAACDGHSLRTLRDRAIILLLVRLGLRAGDLANLQMRDIEWETGTLRVSGKGRYEVRLPLPQDAGEALLRYLESRSRVTGDGRVFVRNIAPFRPFVSGDGISSVVKRALKRAKVSSPAKGAHLLRHTAATEMLRHGLPLDQIGMILRHRGIDTTAYYARIDFALLRRIAQPWPEVMK, from the coding sequence ATGCTAGACACATACCTGGTAGCACCCAAGACTTTGAGGCGCCTGCGTACGGGACCGGCCGGCGCCTTCATTGACGGCTTTGCTGATGCGTTGGAGCGGGACGGATATTCAGCGGCCAGCGCCCAGCGGTACATACGTGCCGCCGATCATCTGGGCCGCTTCATGCAGATGAGTAGCCGACCTCTGGCTGAGGTAGGTCCGCAGATGTTGGAAATCTTCCGTCGACATCTTCCGACGTGCAGTTGTCCAGATGCAAAGGGAGGCAAAGCAAACCACCACGTTTACTTCGGAGCGAAGTGCTTTCGTGAGTACCTGATCGGGATCGGTGTCTGTCAGGCAGGGAAACCTGCAACGGCCGAGATTTGCGAACCCAACATCATCAGCGGCTTCCGGCAGTGGATGCAAAGGCACCGGGGCGCAAAGCCGGCGACACTTCGGCTGTACTGTCGCGATGCCACGACAATGCTCGAGTTACTTGGGCACGATGTCGGGGGATGGGATCCGAAGCGCGTGCGGACGTTCCTGCTGGACAGTGTTGGCAAGTGCAGTGTCAGTACGGCCGAAAAGCGGGTCACCAGCGCGCGGGCCTTCCTGCGTTATCTGGGTGTTCACGGCCTGTGTCGAGCCGGTCTCGACCAAGCGGTTCCCGCACTAGCGCACTGGCGCCTGTCGACACTCCCGCAGTGTCTTGCGCCTGACGATGTTGACCGTCTGATAGCCGCTTGCGATGGCCATTCACTTCGAACACTTCGCGACCGCGCGATCATTCTGTTGCTCGTGCGACTCGGGTTGCGTGCGGGCGACCTCGCAAACCTTCAAATGAGAGACATTGAGTGGGAAACCGGGACGCTGCGGGTCTCGGGTAAGGGTCGTTATGAAGTTAGACTCCCGCTGCCCCAAGACGCTGGTGAGGCACTCCTGCGCTATCTCGAATCCCGATCCCGAGTGACAGGAGATGGCCGCGTCTTCGTACGCAACATTGCCCCCTTCAGGCCGTTTGTTTCGGGCGATGGCATTTCCTCGGTAGTGAAACGCGCGCTCAAGCGGGCCAAGGTGAGTTCACCCGCCAAGGGCGCACATCTGCTGCGACACACAGCGGCGACCGAGATGTTGCGTCATGGTCTTCCCCTCGACCAGATCGGCATGATTCTCAGGCACCGCGGTATCGACACGACGGCCTATTACGCCAGGATTGACTTTGCACTTCTAAGGCGAATCGCCCAGCCGTGGCCGGAGGTGATGAAATGA
- a CDS encoding site-specific integrase, with protein sequence MTSLPANISPLRQRMIDDMRMRQLAPKTQDIYLHIVHEFTRFLGRSPDTATVEDLRRYQLYLVDHGTSAVSLNHAITGLKFFFTVTLDRPELMVRMQPVRVPRILPVVLSPDEVRRLIEAAGNLKHQTALSVAYGAGLRASEVVALKVTDVDSERMTLRIEQGKGRRDRYAMLSPVLLERLRVWWRVARAQGRMPDRGWLFPGLDPLDQLSTRQLNRAIHAAAEAANIDKRVSMHTLRHSFATHLLEQKVDIRVIQVLLGHAKLENTALYVQVATDLLHEVTSPLDRLPPG encoded by the coding sequence ATGACCTCCTTACCGGCAAACATCAGCCCGCTACGCCAGCGCATGATCGACGACATGCGCATGCGCCAGCTTGCCCCCAAGACGCAGGACATCTATCTGCACATCGTGCATGAGTTCACCCGGTTTCTCGGGCGCTCACCTGACACGGCCACGGTCGAGGACCTGCGCCGCTACCAGCTCTATCTGGTCGACCACGGCACATCGGCTGTGTCGCTGAACCACGCGATCACCGGCCTGAAGTTCTTCTTCACAGTCACGCTCGACCGGCCCGAACTGATGGTCAGGATGCAACCGGTGCGCGTGCCCCGCATACTGCCCGTCGTGCTCAGTCCCGATGAAGTGCGGCGGCTCATCGAGGCGGCCGGCAACCTGAAGCACCAGACCGCGCTGTCGGTCGCATACGGCGCCGGGTTGCGCGCCAGCGAAGTGGTCGCCCTGAAGGTTACCGACGTCGACAGCGAACGCATGACACTGCGCATCGAGCAGGGCAAGGGTCGCCGTGACCGCTACGCCATGCTCTCGCCGGTGCTGCTCGAGCGTCTGCGTGTGTGGTGGCGCGTGGCCCGTGCGCAGGGCAGGATGCCCGATCGTGGGTGGCTGTTTCCCGGGCTCGATCCGCTCGACCAGTTAAGCACGCGACAGTTGAACCGTGCCATTCATGCCGCCGCCGAGGCCGCGAACATCGACAAGCGTGTGTCCATGCACACGCTGCGGCACAGCTTTGCGACACACCTCCTTGAACAGAAGGTGGACATCCGCGTGATCCAGGTCCTGCTCGGCCATGCGAAGCTCGAGAACACCGCGCTCTACGTCCAGGTGGCCACCGACCTGCTGCACGAGGTCACCAGTCCGCTGGACCGTCTGCCTCCCGGGTAG
- a CDS encoding tyrosine-type recombinase/integrase: MGFAYVLKHHVEAASQKCPSLLQKRVSPHVLRHTCAMIVLQSTNDIRKVSLWLGHSDLATTEIYTRADPTEKLEALNAIVPPELRRGSFRPSDKVIAMLKAKL, from the coding sequence GTGGGGTTTGCCTATGTCCTCAAACATCACGTTGAGGCGGCGAGCCAGAAGTGCCCTTCGTTGTTACAGAAACGTGTTTCGCCGCACGTCTTGAGGCATACGTGCGCAATGATAGTACTGCAGAGCACGAACGATATCCGAAAAGTGTCTCTCTGGCTCGGACATAGCGATCTGGCTACTACTGAAATCTACACCCGTGCCGACCCTACCGAGAAGCTAGAAGCCCTCAACGCAATCGTTCCTCCGGAACTGCGCAGGGGCTCGTTCAGGCCATCCGACAAGGTCATCGCCATGCTCAAGGCGAAGCTTTAA
- a CDS encoding MmgE/PrpD family protein yields the protein MSRPDVLRVRAKVQLVPSDELEALEPARHAIVEITLNDGTVLTDHVAHVRGTADNPMDHSEVVRKATDLIEPVLGKANSAGLIEKLTSLEKLNDLRGLRPFLQKA from the coding sequence ATGAGCCGTCCCGACGTCTTGCGAGTCCGCGCTAAAGTCCAGCTCGTTCCCAGCGACGAATTGGAAGCTCTGGAACCGGCCAGGCACGCGATCGTCGAAATTACCCTGAATGATGGAACGGTTCTAACCGACCATGTCGCACATGTCCGCGGCACGGCCGACAACCCCATGGACCACAGCGAGGTGGTGCGAAAGGCGACGGACCTCATTGAACCCGTTCTGGGCAAAGCAAATAGCGCTGGCTTGATCGAAAAGCTAACGAGCCTTGAAAAACTCAACGATCTGCGAGGGCTGCGCCCATTTCTTCAGAAGGCCTAA
- the tssA gene encoding type VI secretion system protein TssA, with protein sequence MKQSYPMDVATGLEVDLEALLAPVPEGDGAGVSLRYEPVYQQISDARTHDDASVPMGEWERPLIKADWKRVAALSTEALCTRSKDFQLAAWLCEAWTHQYRIEGFTAGTQLMAMLAEHYWQNAWPALEDGDADARVAPFVWLNDTLALVLTLHVPLLTIEGREPAHVNLDEWQRVIMEGSDEDGAGLTRDLLDKHVTQGNNLAALTRLHQQLDIAQENWRAFERLLDALLQHDAPHLGRVTDVLTRLSRAVTSLLGDRAMQLAPPATQQNVPAIRVDNVAHTRAELPSWENGMSDVLQDAPVGLQSAVSRDKPAFAGIESRAHAYQLIELAAQYLTEHEPHSPTPFLLKRAVAWGQMSLPELMREVVRIDGDMSRFFAMLEVE encoded by the coding sequence ATGAAACAGTCGTATCCGATGGATGTTGCTACCGGCCTCGAAGTCGATCTGGAGGCGTTGCTTGCGCCCGTGCCCGAGGGTGATGGCGCAGGCGTGTCGCTGCGCTATGAACCGGTGTACCAGCAGATTAGCGACGCGCGCACGCACGACGATGCGAGTGTGCCGATGGGCGAATGGGAGCGTCCGCTGATCAAGGCGGACTGGAAGCGCGTCGCGGCGCTGTCAACGGAAGCCCTCTGCACGCGCAGCAAGGATTTCCAGCTCGCGGCCTGGCTGTGCGAAGCGTGGACGCATCAGTACCGCATCGAAGGTTTTACGGCGGGCACGCAACTGATGGCGATGCTCGCAGAACATTACTGGCAAAACGCATGGCCCGCGCTCGAAGACGGCGACGCCGATGCGCGTGTCGCGCCGTTCGTCTGGCTCAACGACACCCTTGCGCTGGTGCTGACCTTGCATGTGCCGCTTCTTACGATCGAAGGGCGCGAACCCGCACACGTGAATCTGGACGAATGGCAACGCGTCATCATGGAAGGCAGCGACGAAGACGGTGCCGGACTCACGCGAGACCTGCTCGACAAACACGTCACGCAAGGCAATAACCTCGCCGCATTGACGAGGCTGCATCAGCAACTCGACATTGCGCAAGAGAACTGGCGGGCGTTCGAGCGTCTGCTGGACGCACTGCTGCAACACGATGCGCCGCACCTTGGCCGTGTAACGGACGTATTGACGCGGCTTTCGCGCGCCGTAACCAGTCTGCTTGGCGATCGTGCAATGCAGCTGGCGCCGCCTGCGACGCAGCAGAACGTACCGGCGATCCGGGTGGACAACGTTGCGCATACGAGGGCGGAGCTGCCGTCCTGGGAGAACGGGATGAGTGATGTGTTGCAGGATGCACCGGTTGGACTGCAGTCTGCCGTGTCGCGGGACAAGCCCGCTTTTGCGGGTATCGAAAGCCGCGCTCACGCGTATCAATTGATCGAACTGGCAGCACAGTATCTGACGGAACACGAGCCGCACAGCCCCACGCCATTCCTGTTGAAACGCGCGGTCGCCTGGGGGCAGATGTCGCTGCCCGAACTCATGCGCGAAGTTGTACGGATCGACGGCGATATGTCGCGGTTTTTTGCGATGCTTGAAGTCGAGTGA
- a CDS encoding tyrosine-type recombinase/integrase, with protein MTPLAPHVSAFLRETLAHQRGASQHTCDSYASSFQLLFEFAAERLKVSPSSLALEQLDAGMISAFLEYLEDERKNSPETRNVRLAAIRSFFHFLEYREPIVLEQIRRVLCIPYKKTDSRLVPYLLEKEVRALLDAPDPTTREGIRDRAMLHLAICGGLRVSELTGLQMTDIALTSMSIRVHGKGRRERALPLWKATANALRAWIAVRGTARVPELFINARGEAMSRWGFAYVLKHHVEAASQKCPSLLQKRVSPHVLRHTCAMIVLQSTNDIRKVSLWLGHSDLATTEIYTRADPTEKLEALNAIVPPELRRGSFRPSDKVIAMLKAKL; from the coding sequence ATGACTCCATTAGCTCCCCACGTCTCGGCATTCCTTCGCGAGACCCTCGCACATCAGAGAGGTGCCAGTCAACACACCTGCGACTCTTATGCCTCCAGCTTCCAGCTCCTGTTCGAGTTTGCCGCGGAACGGCTTAAGGTGTCTCCCTCGTCACTCGCGCTGGAGCAGCTCGACGCCGGAATGATCAGTGCGTTTCTCGAGTATCTTGAAGATGAACGAAAAAACTCACCGGAGACCCGCAATGTGCGACTGGCAGCAATCAGGTCATTCTTCCACTTCCTCGAGTATCGCGAGCCCATCGTGCTCGAGCAGATAAGGCGTGTTCTTTGCATTCCATACAAGAAGACGGACTCGAGGCTGGTACCATACCTGTTAGAAAAGGAAGTCCGGGCTTTGCTCGATGCACCAGACCCGACAACACGTGAGGGAATCCGGGATCGGGCAATGCTGCATCTGGCTATCTGCGGTGGTCTGCGCGTTTCAGAATTGACGGGGTTGCAGATGACGGATATTGCACTGACGTCGATGAGCATCCGCGTTCATGGTAAGGGACGGCGTGAGCGTGCGCTCCCCCTCTGGAAGGCGACCGCCAATGCGTTACGTGCGTGGATCGCGGTACGGGGAACGGCCCGAGTACCGGAGTTGTTCATCAATGCGCGGGGTGAGGCGATGAGCCGGTGGGGGTTTGCCTATGTCCTCAAACATCACGTTGAGGCGGCGAGCCAGAAGTGCCCTTCGTTGTTACAGAAACGTGTTTCGCCGCACGTCTTGAGGCATACGTGCGCAATGATAGTACTGCAGAGCACGAACGATATCCGAAAAGTGTCTCTCTGGCTCGGACATAGCGATCTGGCTACTACTGAAATCTACACCCGTGCCGACCCTACCGAGAAGCTAGAAGCCCTCAACGCAATCGTTCCTCCGGAACTGCGCAGGGGCTCGTTCAGGCCATCCGACAAGGTCATCGCCATGCTCAAGGCGAAGCTTTAA
- a CDS encoding tyrosine-type recombinase/integrase, protein MMSAVESYLAACRVAGFKMSNVEYLLRSFARFAANRGETHVRAQTAIDWATEAASVAQRDARLRTVCRFARYLSIEDQNHELPPARYFAYRKIRRAPYIYTRTDIERLIDAALKLEPTNALRPQTYAALIALLSATGLRVSEALNLRSADITPEGLVIRKSKFQKSRLVPLHDTATEGLHKYLTMRRLAHPGDDHVFVDDDGHPLRYTIAYWTFRKLLKLACIGPSYNGQSPRLHGLRHTFAIRALEASPEGRDRVGQHMLALATYLGHANIKDTYWYLEATPELLRDIAATAEDFLIGEQK, encoded by the coding sequence ATGATGTCCGCCGTGGAGTCCTATCTCGCTGCTTGTCGTGTCGCGGGATTCAAGATGTCGAACGTGGAATATCTGTTGCGTAGCTTCGCGCGCTTTGCAGCCAATCGCGGTGAAACGCACGTCCGCGCACAGACTGCTATCGACTGGGCAACTGAGGCTGCGTCGGTAGCCCAGCGTGACGCGCGGCTGAGGACCGTATGCAGATTCGCGCGGTACCTGTCCATCGAGGATCAGAACCATGAGTTGCCGCCTGCGCGGTACTTCGCCTACCGAAAGATACGGCGGGCTCCGTACATTTATACACGGACCGACATTGAACGACTGATCGACGCTGCGCTGAAACTCGAGCCCACCAATGCCTTGCGCCCACAGACATATGCTGCGTTGATCGCTCTGCTGTCCGCCACTGGTCTGCGCGTATCGGAAGCCCTGAATCTACGGTCTGCCGACATTACGCCGGAGGGGCTCGTCATTCGAAAGAGCAAATTCCAGAAGAGTCGTCTGGTTCCTCTGCACGATACGGCGACGGAGGGTCTGCACAAGTATCTTACGATGCGGCGACTGGCACATCCGGGCGATGACCATGTGTTTGTTGATGACGACGGTCATCCACTCAGGTACACCATTGCCTACTGGACGTTCCGGAAGCTGCTGAAACTGGCTTGCATTGGCCCTTCCTACAACGGTCAGAGCCCACGGTTGCATGGGCTCAGGCACACGTTCGCCATTCGTGCACTCGAAGCGAGCCCTGAAGGCCGGGACCGCGTCGGGCAGCACATGCTGGCCCTTGCGACGTACTTGGGGCACGCCAACATCAAGGACACCTACTGGTACCTCGAAGCCACTCCGGAGCTCTTGCGCGATATTGCGGCCACCGCCGAGGACTTCCTCATCGGAGAACAGAAATGA
- a CDS encoding type VI secretion system protein, whose protein sequence is MLTSNLFLLSIALLTLVVCVVLGAVLYFAVHGSHAKPQTERKIVRLRSDSLRSAFRQAVELIEGNIATRAERYNIPWIMILNEGDDPRPLPIAQAGVASVLGADAASPAATQGISWHFFDRGIVVDIKATYLGSPDDDGDGKPWDEFLSLCRNYRQQRPFDSVVITVPAATLLADNTDARLELVRHAKLAHRRLWLAQNRFAMRFAVYVVITGCEALPGFSTFARALPEPMRASMLGWSSPYDLSTTYQPDWVDTAMNSVMRSVSDASAELFALDSAHLDARQFLQLPSRIDAMRAQLQLYVDELLRASAYHEPFFFRGIYLTGDASEFAQWSVTQGGESLAQLEALPPASGSQRDSVMLYADGAADEPADANMGDGRQEPGGAINDLMLQPAFLRDLFEKKIFLEYGLTRPSRSQHLTRPVMNRALRWGSIALLGGWGIGLVVATVQLSHRNGELVAALGSLRRDAGERAAAAQRGQELPADWYRRKALALIVLNQNLKTDSTWTVFMPGSWSIVDDLSARVKERFEREFGEIAVAALEREMYARVSQLTGVGRDPSTGQLIAGDDCTAPGGMRADAGAAPSLAVEDLPQMRALQLYVNNVDQFDAALQALQRLEHPAADNADALRLVVRYALGAELQGNVSGSLPYFYREQNGMTAVRTSSIDLVPVQQALRCTLDKGAQQVDNGLFTNNPLLVAERTVTDNLNALSVSDAGASDFSKLTAGYRAVVAGIDAQRDLLASGKGGWLHQAQFTPGPVYDRTLMRVAQNRLLGADLAAQIRQRDDTGFQAFRSELALRFGGTNSGIVWIDKDARYSISPDRAAMRDSLSSLLNQPFMVAPRNRELPTLADGSTIVWDRAQLDQALALGDVRKRFLAEGMNTMPAAMRPAIEEALDLQFARLILDQTAAAATVTTAQSDQDSAAFDAARVRLARIEALLTELGANAQLEDLEMLVSADAIVHLQRVDNALTQSELYMTRQDSGSDGARGGRAPVLAAFGVPDAASLAPYLDQQAARALSLGKQASVYLTALDASSATAPLVQRWHAINRDLERYQLKNPNSSLLRLEQFALSVAADPGPAGCMSKFTGRPSTNGEGDYFAILHARLYDRLLARCSESYVFDLRQRWANFASAFNETVAGRQPFDNSSMIHVATRADAVSADFAELGQVLKRYAPVSDAFHATRGNAAQANVAGGKLRQFIDNFDQVRTLLAPLYPSDDGAPNGYDLNVEFRANRGGEIAANQVIDWTLTVGSQSISMNEAPHTVHWDYGTPVSLVLRFAKDSPLTATADPQQRALSTDGRTLTWQFSDPWALISFINRQRVADTSLRGDSTAQLLKFDFPLGTVDPANLALLPKQAHGRVFVRLALMPAGKKTPLPWPGSFPVRAPDWTAL, encoded by the coding sequence ATGCTGACGAGCAACCTGTTTCTGCTTTCGATCGCGCTGCTTACGCTCGTCGTATGCGTCGTGCTTGGCGCCGTGCTGTATTTCGCGGTCCACGGTTCGCACGCGAAGCCGCAAACCGAGCGCAAGATCGTGCGTCTGCGCTCGGACTCGCTCCGCAGCGCGTTTCGCCAGGCGGTCGAACTGATCGAAGGCAATATCGCGACGCGTGCCGAGCGCTACAACATTCCGTGGATCATGATCCTCAACGAAGGAGACGATCCACGACCACTGCCGATCGCCCAGGCGGGCGTGGCCAGCGTGCTCGGTGCTGACGCAGCGAGCCCCGCCGCCACACAAGGCATCTCGTGGCATTTCTTCGACCGTGGCATCGTGGTCGATATCAAGGCGACCTATCTCGGCTCGCCGGATGACGATGGCGACGGCAAGCCGTGGGACGAGTTTCTCAGCCTGTGCCGCAACTACCGGCAGCAGCGTCCGTTCGATTCCGTCGTGATCACGGTGCCGGCCGCCACGCTGCTCGCCGACAACACGGACGCGCGTCTCGAACTCGTACGCCACGCGAAGCTTGCGCATCGCCGTCTCTGGCTTGCACAGAACCGTTTCGCGATGCGCTTTGCCGTCTACGTGGTCATCACCGGCTGCGAGGCCTTGCCCGGCTTCTCGACCTTTGCGCGTGCGCTGCCGGAGCCGATGCGGGCCAGCATGCTCGGCTGGTCGTCGCCCTACGATCTGTCGACGACCTATCAGCCCGACTGGGTCGACACGGCGATGAACAGCGTGATGCGTTCGGTTTCGGATGCAAGCGCCGAACTGTTCGCACTCGATTCGGCACATCTCGACGCGCGGCAGTTCCTGCAACTGCCTTCGCGTATTGATGCGATGCGTGCTCAACTGCAGCTCTATGTCGACGAGTTGCTGCGCGCGAGCGCGTACCACGAACCGTTCTTTTTCCGTGGCATCTACCTCACAGGCGACGCGAGCGAATTCGCGCAGTGGAGCGTGACGCAGGGCGGGGAATCGTTGGCGCAACTCGAGGCGTTACCGCCGGCATCGGGGTCGCAACGCGACAGTGTCATGTTGTATGCGGACGGCGCGGCAGACGAACCCGCCGATGCGAACATGGGGGACGGACGTCAGGAACCGGGCGGCGCAATCAACGACCTGATGTTGCAGCCTGCTTTCCTGCGTGACCTCTTCGAGAAGAAAATCTTCCTCGAATACGGGTTGACGCGCCCGTCGCGCTCGCAGCATCTGACACGCCCGGTGATGAACCGCGCGCTGCGCTGGGGCAGCATTGCGCTGCTCGGTGGCTGGGGCATCGGTCTTGTCGTCGCTACCGTGCAGCTGAGCCACCGCAATGGCGAACTCGTCGCCGCGCTCGGCTCACTGCGTCGCGATGCAGGGGAGCGCGCCGCGGCTGCGCAGCGAGGCCAGGAACTTCCCGCCGACTGGTATCGCCGCAAGGCGCTGGCGCTCATCGTGCTGAATCAGAATCTGAAAACTGACAGCACGTGGACGGTTTTCATGCCGGGCTCCTGGAGCATCGTCGATGACCTGAGCGCACGCGTGAAGGAGCGCTTCGAGCGTGAGTTCGGCGAAATCGCTGTCGCCGCGCTCGAGCGCGAGATGTATGCACGGGTGAGTCAGCTGACGGGTGTCGGACGCGATCCGAGCACGGGACAGCTGATCGCAGGCGACGACTGCACAGCGCCTGGCGGCATGCGTGCCGATGCCGGCGCTGCACCGAGCCTTGCCGTCGAAGACCTTCCGCAGATGCGCGCATTGCAGCTCTACGTGAACAACGTCGACCAGTTCGACGCCGCGTTGCAGGCCCTGCAACGGCTCGAGCATCCAGCCGCCGATAACGCCGACGCATTGCGCCTCGTGGTGCGTTACGCGCTGGGTGCGGAGTTGCAGGGCAACGTATCCGGGAGCCTGCCGTATTTCTATCGCGAGCAGAATGGAATGACTGCCGTGCGCACGTCGAGTATTGATCTCGTGCCCGTGCAACAGGCGTTGCGCTGTACGCTCGACAAGGGCGCACAGCAGGTCGATAACGGACTGTTCACGAACAATCCTCTGCTGGTGGCCGAGCGTACGGTGACGGACAACCTCAACGCGCTCTCCGTCTCCGACGCAGGCGCCAGCGACTTCTCCAAACTCACGGCGGGTTATCGGGCGGTGGTGGCGGGTATCGATGCGCAGCGCGATCTGCTCGCTTCGGGTAAGGGAGGCTGGCTGCATCAGGCGCAATTCACGCCGGGTCCGGTCTACGATCGCACGCTCATGCGCGTCGCGCAGAACCGTCTGCTCGGCGCGGACCTCGCGGCACAGATCCGTCAACGGGATGACACAGGCTTCCAGGCGTTCCGTAGCGAACTGGCGCTACGGTTTGGTGGCACCAATAGCGGAATCGTCTGGATCGACAAGGACGCGCGATACAGCATCTCGCCCGATCGCGCCGCCATGCGTGACAGTCTGTCGAGCTTGCTGAACCAGCCGTTCATGGTCGCACCGCGCAATCGCGAATTGCCGACCTTGGCCGATGGCTCGACGATCGTCTGGGACCGCGCGCAACTCGACCAGGCGCTGGCCCTTGGCGACGTGCGCAAGCGTTTCCTTGCCGAAGGCATGAACACCATGCCCGCAGCAATGCGCCCCGCGATCGAGGAGGCGCTCGATCTTCAGTTCGCGCGCCTGATTCTCGATCAGACGGCGGCTGCGGCGACCGTCACGACGGCGCAGAGCGATCAGGACAGCGCCGCGTTCGACGCCGCGCGCGTGCGGCTCGCGCGTATCGAAGCGCTGCTGACCGAGCTGGGCGCAAACGCGCAACTCGAAGACCTGGAAATGCTCGTGTCGGCCGATGCGATCGTGCATTTACAGCGCGTCGACAATGCGCTTACGCAGTCGGAGCTCTACATGACGCGCCAGGATAGTGGCAGCGATGGCGCGCGCGGCGGACGCGCGCCCGTGCTGGCGGCGTTCGGCGTTCCCGACGCCGCTTCGCTCGCCCCCTATCTGGACCAGCAGGCGGCGCGGGCGTTGTCCCTCGGCAAACAGGCTTCCGTATATCTGACCGCGCTCGACGCGAGCAGTGCAACGGCACCGCTGGTGCAACGCTGGCATGCTATCAATCGCGATCTCGAACGCTATCAGCTCAAGAATCCGAACAGCAGCCTGTTGCGGCTCGAACAGTTCGCGCTGTCCGTGGCGGCGGACCCGGGGCCGGCTGGCTGCATGTCGAAGTTCACGGGGCGGCCTTCCACGAATGGTGAAGGCGACTACTTCGCGATCCTGCACGCGAGGCTCTATGACCGTTTGCTTGCACGTTGTAGTGAGTCTTACGTGTTCGACCTGCGTCAGCGATGGGCGAATTTCGCTTCGGCATTCAACGAGACCGTGGCCGGTCGTCAACCGTTCGACAACAGCAGCATGATTCACGTTGCTACGCGTGCCGACGCGGTGTCGGCCGATTTTGCCGAACTCGGGCAGGTGCTCAAACGGTATGCGCCTGTGTCAGATGCGTTCCATGCAACGCGCGGCAATGCTGCGCAGGCGAACGTAGCGGGCGGCAAGCTGCGTCAGTTCATCGACAATTTCGATCAGGTCAGAACGCTGCTCGCGCCGCTGTATCCGTCCGACGACGGCGCGCCCAACGGTTACGACCTGAATGTCGAATTTCGCGCCAACCGTGGCGGGGAGATCGCGGCCAACCAGGTGATCGACTGGACATTGACGGTCGGCTCGCAGAGCATTTCGATGAATGAAGCGCCGCACACGGTGCACTGGGACTACGGCACGCCGGTCTCGCTGGTGCTGCGTTTTGCAAAGGATTCACCGCTGACGGCAACGGCCGACCCGCAACAACGCGCGCTGTCGACGGACGGCCGCACACTGACGTGGCAGTTCTCCGACCCATGGGCGCTGATCTCGTTCATCAATCGCCAACGTGTCGCCGATACCAGCCTGCGCGGCGACAGCACCGCGCAGTTGCTGAAATTCGATTTCCCGCTTGGCACCGTCGATCCTGCCAATCTCGCTCTCTTGCCAAAGCAGGCGCACGGACGCGTGTTCGTGCGGCTTGCGCTGATGCCCGCCGGCAAGAAAACACCGTTGCCGTGGCCCGGCAGCTTCCCGGTGCGCGCACCGGACTGGACCGCGTTATGA